In Deinococcus psychrotolerans, a genomic segment contains:
- a CDS encoding PadR family transcriptional regulator — protein MSSSVPSSPDANLLRGHLDLILLSIIQGQPKYGLEISKQAQERTQGYFDLKVGSLYPALHRLEKAGFVRGEFQPAPRSGSPVKVYALTESGGRELEARRREFETFSQQLGKLWQLDSMQLGGTA, from the coding sequence ATGTCCAGCTCCGTACCCAGCTCGCCCGACGCCAATTTGCTGCGCGGCCACCTCGACCTCATTTTGCTGAGCATCATTCAGGGACAGCCCAAATACGGTCTGGAAATCAGCAAGCAGGCGCAGGAGCGCACCCAGGGCTACTTCGACTTGAAAGTCGGCAGCTTGTATCCGGCGCTGCACCGCTTGGAAAAAGCCGGATTTGTGCGCGGCGAATTTCAGCCGGCTCCGCGCAGTGGCAGCCCGGTCAAGGTCTACGCCCTGACCGAAAGTGGCGGGCGCGAATTGGAGGCCAGGCGGCGGGAGTTTGAGACGTTCAGCCAGCAACTCGGCAAGTTGTGGCAACTGGATTCAATGCAACTGGGAGGCACAGCATGA